Proteins encoded by one window of Nostoc sp. ATCC 53789:
- a CDS encoding GNAT family N-acetyltransferase: protein MTLDIRIATREDWSVLSKLYADMDGEPSLPKDDLEKIFVQIAQVPNYHIYIAYLNQQPVGTFSLLYAPTMMHRGYHKFAVLDSVTVISQMRGQGIGSQMVKAAIKLSAEAGCYKIMLSSNLKRSRAHQFYQSLGFEQHGWSFKCVLQPSL, encoded by the coding sequence ATGACTCTTGATATTCGCATTGCTACCCGTGAGGATTGGTCTGTATTAAGTAAGCTTTATGCTGACATGGATGGTGAGCCATCTTTACCCAAAGATGACCTAGAAAAAATCTTCGTACAAATCGCACAAGTTCCTAATTATCACATCTATATTGCCTACTTAAATCAGCAACCTGTAGGTACTTTCAGCCTTCTTTATGCGCCAACAATGATGCACCGGGGATATCACAAATTTGCAGTTCTAGATTCAGTGACAGTTATATCTCAAATGCGCGGACAGGGAATAGGTAGTCAAATGGTGAAAGCTGCAATCAAACTCAGTGCTGAGGCTGGATGTTATAAAATCATGCTCTCTTCTAATTTAAAACGTAGCCGCGCCCATCAATTCTATCAATCACTAGGATTCGAGCAGCATGGCTGGAGCTTTAAATGCGTACTCCAACCAAGCCTGTAA